GTACCGCTGCTCGTGCCGCCGCTTTCCCTGTGTACGGACAATGCGGCGATGATTGCCGCAGCGGCGCATTTGAAATGGAAGCGCGGCGAATTCACCCCGCTCGACATGAAGGCGGAGCCGATGCTGTCGCTCGAGGACTGGTCGGTGAAGGACTGAGGTTTCCTTCGCGGAGAAGCCGTTTTGCGGCTATTCCGGCCGGGAGGGCGGCGAAAATGCAGAGGCGCTGCCCGCGTATCGCATTTGCACTTGACGTATACAGCCCGGCCTGTCGTTTCGGTAAGCGGAGACGGCGGGCTTTTTGCATAGACGTTCTTCATTATCATTCATCCGATTCGGGGAGGAGATATCCGATGTCCGGCCGCTATGAACATGCAAAGACTGACCCGTCCGATTACCGTACCGCTCTTCGGGCCGACTGCGAAAGCTGCTTCGGTCTTTGCTGCGTTGCGCTGCCCTTTGCCGCTTCGGCCGATTTTGCCCTGGACAAGGCGGCAGGGCGCCCCTGTCCCAATTTGCAGCCGGACTTTCGCTGCGGCATTCACGACAGCCTCAGACGGCAGGGGTTTAAGGGCTGCACGGTTTATGAATGCTTTGGCGCGGGGCAGAAGGTTTCGCAGGTCACGTTCGGCGGCCGCGACTGGCGGCAGGCTCCGGCTTCCGCAGAAGCGATGTTCGAGTCGTTTGCGGTCATGCGTCATCTTCACGAGCTGCTGTGGTATTTGAACGAGGCGCTTGCGCATCTCGCCACCCGGCCATTCCGGGACGAGCTGAGCCGGGTCTTGGAGGAGACGGAGCAGCTTACCGGGCTGGATGCGGCTTCCCTCCTGCAGGTCGATATCGCGTCCTGCCGGGAGCGGGCGAATGCGCTGCTGCTGCGGACGAGCGAGCTTGTAAGGTCCGAAGCTATCCGTTCCCTGAAGGTCCCTTCCAAGCGGCGAAAAGCTTTCGGCCGGGGCGCCGATCTGATCGGCACCAATCTGCGAGGAGCGGACCTGCGAGCCGCCAATCTGCGGGGGGCTTATTTGATCGCGGCCGATCTGCGCGGAGCAGATTTGCGAGCGGCCGACCTGATCGGGGCAGATTTGCGCGATGCCGATCTTGGCGGAGCGAACCTCACCGGCGCGATCTTCCTTACCCAGCCCCAGATTAACGCCGCTAAAGGCGACGCCGGGACCAAGCTGCCGCCGTCCCTGATCCGCCCCGAGCACTGGAACGCACCCGGAACCCTTGCATAAGAGCGGTGCTTCGCTGCACCGCGCACTGGTACAGAGGTGCGGGACATGCAGCACCGCCGCCGCCGTCATAAGAAAGCAGCCTGCCTTCGTTTGAACTGCACTCCAATTGTAGAAACCATCCAGCCATTGGAGGTGGGAGGTGCAGTTCGTTTCCGGCGGGCTGCTTTTTTGGTCTTTACCGCTTCTGGAGCCGGTTCCTCGGCCCGTCAATCATTCGGAGCGTTAACCGTTCACACGGTAAACAATCGCTCCTTTTGCGAAGACGGGTTGGTGCGGGCAGGATGGCCGCCAAGCAGCCTAAAGCAGCTTTTCAGGAGCGGCGACATCGCCGACAAGCGGCTTTAAGCATCACTTCAGGAGCGGCGATATCGCCGACAAGCGCGAAGCTTTCGCTGCGAACGCACATCTACGGCTCGCAAGAGCCGCCCGTTTAGAGGCGAGACTGCGACGGCGGCGATGCCGATTCATTTTTTCACCGCTTGCAGCTGACGCCAAGTTTCCCAACATACCGCCATATTTTATGCGGTTCCTCTGCTGGTTCATTTTGTAATCCACAGCAATATCCACAGGCCGGTGTGCTGATTGTGGATAACACAATAAAACGCAGTGTCCGCTTGTCTTTACAATGTGTATAAAAACGGGATAAGTTTTTCACAGGCGGCTGTGGACAATGTGGATAATGGGAGTATAATCGCCTGCTTCCGTCCACAGGAGAGCTGACTATGAACAATTCGTAAAGAAAATCAGCATTTGAAGCATCGGTTTAGTGCCAGAATTGCCGAACAATTCACCGTTTATTGTGGATAAAGCTGTGGAAAAGGTGGATATCGCACCGAATCCGAATTGTTGTGGATGGAAAAGAAGGCTCGGCACGGATAGGTGCCAGGCGTTGAACGGCCGGCCTGAGTCTGCTGCTTAACGGCGATTAAATCACGGAACAATGCGAAAAAGCCTTCCCCGGTCACTCGGGTGAAGGCTTTCCGTTTGAAACGTTATCGCACACGATTCCGCCGATTGCGCGCCGTTACGACAGCAGCTCCTCCCAGGCGTCGTAGGCGGTCTGAAGCTGCGCTTTTTTCGTGTCGATGTCGGTTTGAATCGATTGTACTCTTACATAATCGTTGTAAATGTCAGGATCGGCCAGTTCAATCTCCAATTCGGCGATTTCCTCTTCCAAACGGGCGATTTCCTGCTCAAGCAGCTCCTGCTTCCGCTGTCGATTGCGCTCGTCTCGTTTGGCCTGCTTGTCGGCTTCGTACGATTTTGGCGCGGCCGTTTCCGGAATTGGTACGGCAGCGACCTGCTTGTCCTGTGCGTTTTCCAGCCGGATTTGCTCGATTTCCTGTTTTTTCTCGACCATTTCGTCATAATTTCCCAGGAAATGATGCATTCCCTGCGGAGTCAGTTCGACAATGCGCTCCGTCATTTTATTTAGAAAGTAACGGTCATGGGAAATAAACAGCAGCGTGCCTTCGTAATCGATCAGCGCCGATTCGAGCACTTCCTTGCTGTACAGATCGAGATGGTTTGTCGGCTCGTCCAAAATGAGCACATTGGCGCGGGCCAGCATCAGCTTCGACAGCGAGACGCGAGCACGCTCGCCGCCGCTGAGCGTGCTGACGCGCTTCTGCACGTCGTCGCCGCTGAACAAAAAATTGCCGAGCACGGTGCGGATGCGGGCCTCCTCCATATGCGGATAGGCGCTCCAAAGCTCCTCCAGCACCGTATTGCCCGGGTGAAGTCCGCGATGCTCCTGGTCGTAATAGCCGATTTTGACGCCCGTTCCCCAGCGAATCGTCCCGGCGGCGACCGGCTGCTCGCCCAGCAGCGCTTTAAGCAGCGTCGATTTGCCGATGCCGTTCGGACCGAGCAGCGCCACATTCTCGCCCCTTTCGAGACGGAACGAAACGTTCGCGAACAGGGGTTCGCCCTTTCCGTCGAAGCGGATCGACAAATCGCGCACGTCCAGCACGTCGTTTCCGGTCTGGCGGTCGATTTCAAAGGCGAAATACGCTTTTTTCAGCTCGCCGGCCGGCTTGTCGACCTTCTCCAGCTTGTCGAGCATTTTGCGGCGGCTTTGCGCACGTTTCGTTGTCGAGGCACGGACGATATTTTTGCGGATAAAATCTTCAAGCCTCGCGATTTCATCCTGCTGCTTCTCGTACTGCTTCATCTGCGATTCGTAATCGGCGGCCTTCAGCTCGATGTACCGGCTGTAATTGCCCGTATACCGCTTGGCGCTATTGCGCTCGATTTCCACAATCGACTGAACGACGGCATCGAGAAAATAGCGGTCGTGGGAAACGACCAGAATCGCGCCCGGATATCCGCGCAAATAATCTTCGAGCCACGTCAGCGTCTCGATATCCAAATAATTCGTCGGCTCGTCGAGCATCAGCAGGTCGGGCGCCTGCAGCAGGATCCGGGCCAGCGCAAGCCGCGTTTTCTGGCCGCCGCTCAGCGTCGAAATGCTCGTATCCGGAGAGAAATGCCCAAAGCCCATGCCGTGCAGCACGCTGCGGATGCGCGTCTCCGTCTCGAAGCCGCCATGTTGGCGGAACCATTCGGAAAGTCGTGAATACTTGTCCAAAATGGCTTGATACGCTTTTTCGTCCCGCTGCAGGGAAGGATCGGCGATCTGCTGCTCAAGCGCGCGGAGCTCCCGTTCAGCCTCAGTCAAATGGGCGAATACCGCACGCATTTCATCTATGATGGTCCGCTCCGACTGCAGGCCGCTCGACTGGGCCAAATACCCGATCGTCGTCTCCTTCGCTTTATAAATGGAACCGGAATCGGCCGACAGCTCGCCGGCGATGATGCGCAGCAAGGTCGATTTGCCGGCGCCGTTGACGCCTACGAGTCCGACCCGCTCGCGCGCCTGAACCTGAAAAGTAATGGACGACAAGATGACGGTCGTCCCATAGCTTTTGGAAATGTCCGAT
This genomic window from Paenibacillus humicola contains:
- a CDS encoding pentapeptide repeat-containing protein yields the protein MSGRYEHAKTDPSDYRTALRADCESCFGLCCVALPFAASADFALDKAAGRPCPNLQPDFRCGIHDSLRRQGFKGCTVYECFGAGQKVSQVTFGGRDWRQAPASAEAMFESFAVMRHLHELLWYLNEALAHLATRPFRDELSRVLEETEQLTGLDAASLLQVDIASCRERANALLLRTSELVRSEAIRSLKVPSKRRKAFGRGADLIGTNLRGADLRAANLRGAYLIAADLRGADLRAADLIGADLRDADLGGANLTGAIFLTQPQINAAKGDAGTKLPPSLIRPEHWNAPGTLA
- a CDS encoding ABC-F family ATP-binding cassette domain-containing protein, with the translated sequence MLLQVSDISKSYGTTVILSSITFQVQARERVGLVGVNGAGKSTLLRIIAGELSADSGSIYKAKETTIGYLAQSSGLQSERTIIDEMRAVFAHLTEAERELRALEQQIADPSLQRDEKAYQAILDKYSRLSEWFRQHGGFETETRIRSVLHGMGFGHFSPDTSISTLSGGQKTRLALARILLQAPDLLMLDEPTNYLDIETLTWLEDYLRGYPGAILVVSHDRYFLDAVVQSIVEIERNSAKRYTGNYSRYIELKAADYESQMKQYEKQQDEIARLEDFIRKNIVRASTTKRAQSRRKMLDKLEKVDKPAGELKKAYFAFEIDRQTGNDVLDVRDLSIRFDGKGEPLFANVSFRLERGENVALLGPNGIGKSTLLKALLGEQPVAAGTIRWGTGVKIGYYDQEHRGLHPGNTVLEELWSAYPHMEEARIRTVLGNFLFSGDDVQKRVSTLSGGERARVSLSKLMLARANVLILDEPTNHLDLYSKEVLESALIDYEGTLLFISHDRYFLNKMTERIVELTPQGMHHFLGNYDEMVEKKQEIEQIRLENAQDKQVAAVPIPETAAPKSYEADKQAKRDERNRQRKQELLEQEIARLEEEIAELEIELADPDIYNDYVRVQSIQTDIDTKKAQLQTAYDAWEELLS